The Parus major isolate Abel unplaced genomic scaffold, Parus_major1.1 Scaffold341, whole genome shotgun sequence genome window below encodes:
- the LOC107198835 gene encoding fas-binding factor 1-like isoform X3 encodes MADGLGRATAAKARSRIPDPIEDVLGELLGFDEEPPAPPWRGSRAPFPQVSPRESLDPDSGGKFPAGNEKFPTENGEGAKELDHLDELDELDAEILGMARVGSRLGKHAGKGPGPGRGAFPDPGDPLEKPYPEEPAGPGNSSGNKAGRSRDSAPPRPDLTFGDDVDDLVDSLGLGSGADGARNAQETPGGQGLRKGHTGIQELLGKTPEQPGKAELQPDPKEQEQTGLGRCREEPDFPFGFYEPSVASGTGQRRGRRCLVGSSSRRPSGATWLGLKDEDFPGLGSKDEDFLGLGQKDKDFPGLGQKNKDFPGLGQKNKDFPGLEQKNEDLPGSGPDPPGQEDGSWLSAALARKQSQAEAPERSSHTQRVPEPPEPSRLDLPIRTQPRGQVAAAVQEVPGPATPAQEDLLPAQPCLENPRALPSWLCPEHPGAFPAQKRQEDLETSQPHQEDPGALPSQPHQDSQTLQSHPCQEHPGCGITLRSLQARVEELENQVRTLELERAQRGAVLESSYRSQGKVEKQQERPQREKEQIPSRSQGTAQDHPGSQERDEQLTALQDRLCRQQRDAEREQSRLQEVVADLETRLGEREQLLEQERRRAAAERSRADSLRDALEEQRRLSAQLLAMERVALDEAKGTWLEEQRAELQDRSEERRRLAAAWAEFHTRERLSRERAEQDKERALGMESALRSLAKEQAELKFRGRELRSKEEQLARDREELDEAQRELRLEKEKVLRAEQRLREREEQIHALAERSEQQHQDGERALREARSVQAEQRERLQALREQREQLRQQEQRLHQDRLSLERQREQLQRLRDELSPAPGTLLGTVPINGLAPVAPGLLPPVGMFLGDSRDHPGSAALYGHLLLLKHRAQMGSVTVPVQNRGCSVTSAPGRARGAPEGTRWALAAVTVSPAWLRCGCLSCWPWLRPPGAPGTPATAPAGSAPWPRSSGTAPGPCPGLGRGSPASRTRAGPAAATFAVGPSSAPRGFSPPPAASSTPGMSARGAWSWGPQT; translated from the exons ATGGCGGACGGGCTGGGACGCGCCACG GCTGCCAAGGCCCGGAGCAGGATACCAG ATCCCATCGAGGACGTGCTCGGGGAGCTCCTGGGGTTCGATG AGGAGCCCCCGGCTCCCCCTTGGCGAGGTTCCCGGGCCCCCTTCCCGCAGGTCAGCCCCAG ggagaGCCTGGATCCGGATTCCGGAGGCAAATTCCCAGCGGGGAACGAGAAATTCCCAACGGAGAATGGAGAAGGGGCGAAG gagctggatcACCTGGATGAGCTGGATGAGCTGGATGCGGAAATCCTGGGAATGGCCAGAGTCGGGTCCAGGCTGGGGAAACACGCTGGGAAGGGGCCAGGTCCTGGAAGAG GGGCGTTCCCAGATCCGGGGGACCCCCTGGAAAAGCCGTACCCGGAGGAGCCGGCGGGGCCTGGGAACAGCTCCGGGAACAAAGCGGGACGGAGCAGGGACAGCG ccccaccacgTCCTGATCTCACCTTTGGGGACGATGTCGATGACCTGGTGGATTCCCTGGGGCTCGGGAGCGGTGCCGACGGAGCCAGGAACGCGCAGGAAACACCAGGAGG ccaggggCTCCGGAAGGGCCACACCgggatccaggagctgctgggaaaaacCCCAGAGCAGCCGGGAAAAGCGGAATTGCAGCCGGATCccaaggagcaggagcagacGG ggctgggcaggtgCCGAGAGGAGCCAGATTTTCCCTTCGGGTTCTACGAGCCCTCGGTGGCCTCAGGGACTGGGCAGAGACGGGGACGGAG GTGTCTGGTTGGGAGCAGCTCCCGACGTCCCTCTGGGGCCACCTGGCTGGGGCTGAAGGATGAGGATTTCCCAGGATTGGGATCGAAGGATGAGGATTTCCTGGGATTGGGACAGAAAGACAAAGATTTCCCAGGACTGGGACAGAAGAACAAGGATTTCCCAGGATTAGGACAGAAGAACAAGGATTTCCCGGGACTGGAACAAAAGAACGAGGATCTCCCAGGGTCAGGGCCCGATCCCCCGGGACAGGAGGATGGGAGCTGGCTCAGCGCTGCCCTGGCACGGAAACAATCCCAGGCTGAGGCTCCAGAGCGGAGTTCCCACACCCAGAGGGTCCCGGAGCCCCCCGAGCCCAGCAG GCTGGATCTCCCCATCAGGACACAGCCCCGTGGGCAGGTGGCAGCAG cagtgcaggaggtGCCGGGTCCTGCCACGCCCGCTCAg GAGGatctgctgccagcccagccctgcttggAGAATCCCCGAGCTCTCCCgtcctggctctgcccagagcATCCAGGAGCTTTCCCAGCCCAGAAGCGCCAGGAGGATCTGGAAacatcccagccccaccaggaGGATCCAGGGgctctcccctcccagccccaccaggaTTCCCAAACTCTCCAGTCCCATCCGTGCCAAGAGCATCCAGGCTGTGGGATCACCCTGCGCAGCCTCCAGGCCCgggtggaggagctggaaaaccAG GTGCGGACTCTGGAGCTGGAGCGGGCGCAGCGGGGAGCGGTCCTGGAGAGCTCCTACAG GAGTCAGGGAAAGGTGGAGAAACAGCAGGAGAGACCACAGCGGGAAAAGGAGCAAATCCCATCCCGGAGCCAGGGCACGGCACAGGATCACCCCGGATCCCAGGAGCGGGATGAGCAGCTCACAG CGCtccaggacaggctgtgccGGCAGCAGCGGGATGCAGAGCGGGAGCAGAGCCGGCTCCAGGAGGTTGTGGCTGACTTGGAGACCAGGCTGGGAGAgcgggagcagctcctggagcag GAGCGCCGCAGGGCCGCGGCCGAGCGCTCCAGGGCGGATTCGCTGCGGGACGCGCTGGAGGAGCAGCGCCGGCTCTCGGCACAGCTGCTGGCCATGGAGAGGGTGGCGCTGGACGAGGCCAAG GGCACGTGGCTGGAGGAGCAGCGCGCAGAGCTCCAGGATCGCTCCGAGGAGCGGCGGCGGCTGGCGGCCGCCTGGGCCGAGTTCCACACCCGGGAGCGGCTGAGCCGGGAGCGGGCGGAGCAGGACAAGGAGCGGGCCCTGGGCATGGAGTCTGCTCTGAGGAGCCTGGCCAAG gagcaggcagagctgaagtTCCGGGGCCGGGAGCTGAGATccaaggaggagcagctggcGAGGGACAGGGAGGAGCTGGACGAGGCCCAGcgggagctgaggctggaaaaggagaaggttCTCCGGGCCGAGCAGCGCCTGCGGGAGCGGGAAGAGCAGATCCATGCCCTGGCTGAG CGCTcggagcagcagcaccaggacgGGGAGCGGGCGCTGCGGGAGGCACGGAGCGTCCAGGCCGAGCAGCGGGAGCGGCTGCAGGCCCTGCGGGAGCAGcgggagcagctgaggcagcaggagcagcgtCTGCACCAG GACCGGCTGAGCCTGGAGcggcagagggagcagctccagcgGCTCCGGGATGAgctgtcccctgctccagggacGCTGCTGGGGACAGTCCCCATCAATGGGCTGG CTCCGGTGGCTCCTGGGCTCCTGCCTCCCGTGGGGATGTtcctgggggacagcagggaccaCCCAGGCTCGGCTGCACTCTATGGACACCTCCTGCTGCTCAAGCACCGTGCCCAGATG GGCTCTGTGACTGTCCCAGTACAGAACCGGGGCTGCTCTGTGACAtcagccccaggcagggctcGGGGGGCTCCGGAGGGGACACGCTGGGCTCTGGCCGCTGTCACGGTGTCCCCAGCATGGCTCCGCTGTGGCTGCTTGtcctgctggccctggctgcGCCCTCCTGGGGCACCTGGGACACCTGCGA CGGCACCTGCGGGCTCCGCCCCATGGCCGAGGAGTTCGGGAACGGCGCCGGGGCCGTGCCCGGGGCTTGGCCGGGGCTCACCAGCATCCAGGACCCGCGCAGGGCCGGCAGCGGCCACGTTTGCGGTGGGACCCTCATCAGCCCCGCGTGGGTTCTCACCGCCGCCCGCTGCTTCCTCCACACCAG GAATGTCAGCACGTGGCGCGTGGTCCTGGGGGCCTCAGACCTGA
- the LOC107198835 gene encoding fas-binding factor 1 homolog isoform X2, with product MADGLGRATAAKARSRIPDPIEDVLGELLGFDEEPPAPPWRGSRAPFPQVSPRESLDPDSGGKFPAGNEKFPTENGEGAKELDHLDELDELDAEILGMARVGSRLGKHAGKGPGPGRGAFPDPGDPLEKPYPEEPAGPGNSSGNKAGRSRDSAPPRPDLTFGDDVDDLVDSLGLGSGADGARNAQETPGGQGLRKGHTGIQELLGKTPEQPGKAELQPDPKEQEQTGLGRCREEPDFPFGFYEPSVASGTGQRRGRRCLVGSSSRRPSGATWLGLKDEDFPGLGSKDEDFLGLGQKDKDFPGLGQKNKDFPGLGQKNKDFPGLEQKNEDLPGSGPDPPGQEDGSWLSAALARKQSQAEAPERSSHTQRVPEPPEPSRLDLPIRTQPRGQVAAVQEVPGPATPAQEDLLPAQPCLENPRALPSWLCPEHPGAFPAQKRQEDLETSQPHQEDPGALPSQPHQDSQTLQSHPCQEHPGCGITLRSLQARVEELENQVRTLELERAQRGAVLESSYRSQGKVEKQQERPQREKEQIPSRSQGTAQDHPGSQERDEQLTALQDRLCRQQRDAEREQSRLQEVVADLETRLGEREQLLEQVRPYPRAVPVSVPGLLPSCPVWLQERRRAAAERSRADSLRDALEEQRRLSAQLLAMERVALDEAKGTWLEEQRAELQDRSEERRRLAAAWAEFHTRERLSRERAEQDKERALGMESALRSLAKEQAELKFRGRELRSKEEQLARDREELDEAQRELRLEKEKVLRAEQRLREREEQIHALAERSEQQHQDGERALREARSVQAEQRERLQALREQREQLRQQEQRLHQDRLSLERQREQLQRLRDELSPAPGTLLGTVPINGLAPVAPGLLPPVGMFLGDSRDHPGSAALYGHLLLLKHRAQMGSVTVPVQNRGCSVTSAPGRARGAPEGTRWALAAVTVSPAWLRCGCLSCWPWLRPPGAPGTPATAPAGSAPWPRSSGTAPGPCPGLGRGSPASRTRAGPAAATFAVGPSSAPRGFSPPPAASSTPGMSARGAWSWGPQT from the exons ATGGCGGACGGGCTGGGACGCGCCACG GCTGCCAAGGCCCGGAGCAGGATACCAG ATCCCATCGAGGACGTGCTCGGGGAGCTCCTGGGGTTCGATG AGGAGCCCCCGGCTCCCCCTTGGCGAGGTTCCCGGGCCCCCTTCCCGCAGGTCAGCCCCAG ggagaGCCTGGATCCGGATTCCGGAGGCAAATTCCCAGCGGGGAACGAGAAATTCCCAACGGAGAATGGAGAAGGGGCGAAG gagctggatcACCTGGATGAGCTGGATGAGCTGGATGCGGAAATCCTGGGAATGGCCAGAGTCGGGTCCAGGCTGGGGAAACACGCTGGGAAGGGGCCAGGTCCTGGAAGAG GGGCGTTCCCAGATCCGGGGGACCCCCTGGAAAAGCCGTACCCGGAGGAGCCGGCGGGGCCTGGGAACAGCTCCGGGAACAAAGCGGGACGGAGCAGGGACAGCG ccccaccacgTCCTGATCTCACCTTTGGGGACGATGTCGATGACCTGGTGGATTCCCTGGGGCTCGGGAGCGGTGCCGACGGAGCCAGGAACGCGCAGGAAACACCAGGAGG ccaggggCTCCGGAAGGGCCACACCgggatccaggagctgctgggaaaaacCCCAGAGCAGCCGGGAAAAGCGGAATTGCAGCCGGATCccaaggagcaggagcagacGG ggctgggcaggtgCCGAGAGGAGCCAGATTTTCCCTTCGGGTTCTACGAGCCCTCGGTGGCCTCAGGGACTGGGCAGAGACGGGGACGGAG GTGTCTGGTTGGGAGCAGCTCCCGACGTCCCTCTGGGGCCACCTGGCTGGGGCTGAAGGATGAGGATTTCCCAGGATTGGGATCGAAGGATGAGGATTTCCTGGGATTGGGACAGAAAGACAAAGATTTCCCAGGACTGGGACAGAAGAACAAGGATTTCCCAGGATTAGGACAGAAGAACAAGGATTTCCCGGGACTGGAACAAAAGAACGAGGATCTCCCAGGGTCAGGGCCCGATCCCCCGGGACAGGAGGATGGGAGCTGGCTCAGCGCTGCCCTGGCACGGAAACAATCCCAGGCTGAGGCTCCAGAGCGGAGTTCCCACACCCAGAGGGTCCCGGAGCCCCCCGAGCCCAGCAG GCTGGATCTCCCCATCAGGACACAGCCCCGTGGGCAGGTGGCAGCAG tgcaggaggtGCCGGGTCCTGCCACGCCCGCTCAg GAGGatctgctgccagcccagccctgcttggAGAATCCCCGAGCTCTCCCgtcctggctctgcccagagcATCCAGGAGCTTTCCCAGCCCAGAAGCGCCAGGAGGATCTGGAAacatcccagccccaccaggaGGATCCAGGGgctctcccctcccagccccaccaggaTTCCCAAACTCTCCAGTCCCATCCGTGCCAAGAGCATCCAGGCTGTGGGATCACCCTGCGCAGCCTCCAGGCCCgggtggaggagctggaaaaccAG GTGCGGACTCTGGAGCTGGAGCGGGCGCAGCGGGGAGCGGTCCTGGAGAGCTCCTACAG GAGTCAGGGAAAGGTGGAGAAACAGCAGGAGAGACCACAGCGGGAAAAGGAGCAAATCCCATCCCGGAGCCAGGGCACGGCACAGGATCACCCCGGATCCCAGGAGCGGGATGAGCAGCTCACAG CGCtccaggacaggctgtgccGGCAGCAGCGGGATGCAGAGCGGGAGCAGAGCCGGCTCCAGGAGGTTGTGGCTGACTTGGAGACCAGGCTGGGAGAgcgggagcagctcctggagcaggtgaggccctaccccagagctgtgcccgTGTCCGTGCCCGGCCTCCTGCCGAGCTGCCCCGTGTGGCTGCAGGAGCGCCGCAGGGCCGCGGCCGAGCGCTCCAGGGCGGATTCGCTGCGGGACGCGCTGGAGGAGCAGCGCCGGCTCTCGGCACAGCTGCTGGCCATGGAGAGGGTGGCGCTGGACGAGGCCAAG GGCACGTGGCTGGAGGAGCAGCGCGCAGAGCTCCAGGATCGCTCCGAGGAGCGGCGGCGGCTGGCGGCCGCCTGGGCCGAGTTCCACACCCGGGAGCGGCTGAGCCGGGAGCGGGCGGAGCAGGACAAGGAGCGGGCCCTGGGCATGGAGTCTGCTCTGAGGAGCCTGGCCAAG gagcaggcagagctgaagtTCCGGGGCCGGGAGCTGAGATccaaggaggagcagctggcGAGGGACAGGGAGGAGCTGGACGAGGCCCAGcgggagctgaggctggaaaaggagaaggttCTCCGGGCCGAGCAGCGCCTGCGGGAGCGGGAAGAGCAGATCCATGCCCTGGCTGAG CGCTcggagcagcagcaccaggacgGGGAGCGGGCGCTGCGGGAGGCACGGAGCGTCCAGGCCGAGCAGCGGGAGCGGCTGCAGGCCCTGCGGGAGCAGcgggagcagctgaggcagcaggagcagcgtCTGCACCAG GACCGGCTGAGCCTGGAGcggcagagggagcagctccagcgGCTCCGGGATGAgctgtcccctgctccagggacGCTGCTGGGGACAGTCCCCATCAATGGGCTGG CTCCGGTGGCTCCTGGGCTCCTGCCTCCCGTGGGGATGTtcctgggggacagcagggaccaCCCAGGCTCGGCTGCACTCTATGGACACCTCCTGCTGCTCAAGCACCGTGCCCAGATG GGCTCTGTGACTGTCCCAGTACAGAACCGGGGCTGCTCTGTGACAtcagccccaggcagggctcGGGGGGCTCCGGAGGGGACACGCTGGGCTCTGGCCGCTGTCACGGTGTCCCCAGCATGGCTCCGCTGTGGCTGCTTGtcctgctggccctggctgcGCCCTCCTGGGGCACCTGGGACACCTGCGA CGGCACCTGCGGGCTCCGCCCCATGGCCGAGGAGTTCGGGAACGGCGCCGGGGCCGTGCCCGGGGCTTGGCCGGGGCTCACCAGCATCCAGGACCCGCGCAGGGCCGGCAGCGGCCACGTTTGCGGTGGGACCCTCATCAGCCCCGCGTGGGTTCTCACCGCCGCCCGCTGCTTCCTCCACACCAG GAATGTCAGCACGTGGCGCGTGGTCCTGGGGGCCTCAGACCTGA
- the LOC107198835 gene encoding uncharacterized protein LOC107198835 isoform X1, translating to MADGLGRATAAKARSRIPDPIEDVLGELLGFDEEPPAPPWRGSRAPFPQVSPRESLDPDSGGKFPAGNEKFPTENGEGAKELDHLDELDELDAEILGMARVGSRLGKHAGKGPGPGRGAFPDPGDPLEKPYPEEPAGPGNSSGNKAGRSRDSAPPRPDLTFGDDVDDLVDSLGLGSGADGARNAQETPGGQGLRKGHTGIQELLGKTPEQPGKAELQPDPKEQEQTGLGRCREEPDFPFGFYEPSVASGTGQRRGRRCLVGSSSRRPSGATWLGLKDEDFPGLGSKDEDFLGLGQKDKDFPGLGQKNKDFPGLGQKNKDFPGLEQKNEDLPGSGPDPPGQEDGSWLSAALARKQSQAEAPERSSHTQRVPEPPEPSRLDLPIRTQPRGQVAAAVQEVPGPATPAQEDLLPAQPCLENPRALPSWLCPEHPGAFPAQKRQEDLETSQPHQEDPGALPSQPHQDSQTLQSHPCQEHPGCGITLRSLQARVEELENQVRTLELERAQRGAVLESSYRSQGKVEKQQERPQREKEQIPSRSQGTAQDHPGSQERDEQLTALQDRLCRQQRDAEREQSRLQEVVADLETRLGEREQLLEQVRPYPRAVPVSVPGLLPSCPVWLQERRRAAAERSRADSLRDALEEQRRLSAQLLAMERVALDEAKGTWLEEQRAELQDRSEERRRLAAAWAEFHTRERLSRERAEQDKERALGMESALRSLAKEQAELKFRGRELRSKEEQLARDREELDEAQRELRLEKEKVLRAEQRLREREEQIHALAERSEQQHQDGERALREARSVQAEQRERLQALREQREQLRQQEQRLHQDRLSLERQREQLQRLRDELSPAPGTLLGTVPINGLAPVAPGLLPPVGMFLGDSRDHPGSAALYGHLLLLKHRAQMGSVTVPVQNRGCSVTSAPGRARGAPEGTRWALAAVTVSPAWLRCGCLSCWPWLRPPGAPGTPATAPAGSAPWPRSSGTAPGPCPGLGRGSPASRTRAGPAAATFAVGPSSAPRGFSPPPAASSTPGMSARGAWSWGPQT from the exons ATGGCGGACGGGCTGGGACGCGCCACG GCTGCCAAGGCCCGGAGCAGGATACCAG ATCCCATCGAGGACGTGCTCGGGGAGCTCCTGGGGTTCGATG AGGAGCCCCCGGCTCCCCCTTGGCGAGGTTCCCGGGCCCCCTTCCCGCAGGTCAGCCCCAG ggagaGCCTGGATCCGGATTCCGGAGGCAAATTCCCAGCGGGGAACGAGAAATTCCCAACGGAGAATGGAGAAGGGGCGAAG gagctggatcACCTGGATGAGCTGGATGAGCTGGATGCGGAAATCCTGGGAATGGCCAGAGTCGGGTCCAGGCTGGGGAAACACGCTGGGAAGGGGCCAGGTCCTGGAAGAG GGGCGTTCCCAGATCCGGGGGACCCCCTGGAAAAGCCGTACCCGGAGGAGCCGGCGGGGCCTGGGAACAGCTCCGGGAACAAAGCGGGACGGAGCAGGGACAGCG ccccaccacgTCCTGATCTCACCTTTGGGGACGATGTCGATGACCTGGTGGATTCCCTGGGGCTCGGGAGCGGTGCCGACGGAGCCAGGAACGCGCAGGAAACACCAGGAGG ccaggggCTCCGGAAGGGCCACACCgggatccaggagctgctgggaaaaacCCCAGAGCAGCCGGGAAAAGCGGAATTGCAGCCGGATCccaaggagcaggagcagacGG ggctgggcaggtgCCGAGAGGAGCCAGATTTTCCCTTCGGGTTCTACGAGCCCTCGGTGGCCTCAGGGACTGGGCAGAGACGGGGACGGAG GTGTCTGGTTGGGAGCAGCTCCCGACGTCCCTCTGGGGCCACCTGGCTGGGGCTGAAGGATGAGGATTTCCCAGGATTGGGATCGAAGGATGAGGATTTCCTGGGATTGGGACAGAAAGACAAAGATTTCCCAGGACTGGGACAGAAGAACAAGGATTTCCCAGGATTAGGACAGAAGAACAAGGATTTCCCGGGACTGGAACAAAAGAACGAGGATCTCCCAGGGTCAGGGCCCGATCCCCCGGGACAGGAGGATGGGAGCTGGCTCAGCGCTGCCCTGGCACGGAAACAATCCCAGGCTGAGGCTCCAGAGCGGAGTTCCCACACCCAGAGGGTCCCGGAGCCCCCCGAGCCCAGCAG GCTGGATCTCCCCATCAGGACACAGCCCCGTGGGCAGGTGGCAGCAG cagtgcaggaggtGCCGGGTCCTGCCACGCCCGCTCAg GAGGatctgctgccagcccagccctgcttggAGAATCCCCGAGCTCTCCCgtcctggctctgcccagagcATCCAGGAGCTTTCCCAGCCCAGAAGCGCCAGGAGGATCTGGAAacatcccagccccaccaggaGGATCCAGGGgctctcccctcccagccccaccaggaTTCCCAAACTCTCCAGTCCCATCCGTGCCAAGAGCATCCAGGCTGTGGGATCACCCTGCGCAGCCTCCAGGCCCgggtggaggagctggaaaaccAG GTGCGGACTCTGGAGCTGGAGCGGGCGCAGCGGGGAGCGGTCCTGGAGAGCTCCTACAG GAGTCAGGGAAAGGTGGAGAAACAGCAGGAGAGACCACAGCGGGAAAAGGAGCAAATCCCATCCCGGAGCCAGGGCACGGCACAGGATCACCCCGGATCCCAGGAGCGGGATGAGCAGCTCACAG CGCtccaggacaggctgtgccGGCAGCAGCGGGATGCAGAGCGGGAGCAGAGCCGGCTCCAGGAGGTTGTGGCTGACTTGGAGACCAGGCTGGGAGAgcgggagcagctcctggagcaggtgaggccctaccccagagctgtgcccgTGTCCGTGCCCGGCCTCCTGCCGAGCTGCCCCGTGTGGCTGCAGGAGCGCCGCAGGGCCGCGGCCGAGCGCTCCAGGGCGGATTCGCTGCGGGACGCGCTGGAGGAGCAGCGCCGGCTCTCGGCACAGCTGCTGGCCATGGAGAGGGTGGCGCTGGACGAGGCCAAG GGCACGTGGCTGGAGGAGCAGCGCGCAGAGCTCCAGGATCGCTCCGAGGAGCGGCGGCGGCTGGCGGCCGCCTGGGCCGAGTTCCACACCCGGGAGCGGCTGAGCCGGGAGCGGGCGGAGCAGGACAAGGAGCGGGCCCTGGGCATGGAGTCTGCTCTGAGGAGCCTGGCCAAG gagcaggcagagctgaagtTCCGGGGCCGGGAGCTGAGATccaaggaggagcagctggcGAGGGACAGGGAGGAGCTGGACGAGGCCCAGcgggagctgaggctggaaaaggagaaggttCTCCGGGCCGAGCAGCGCCTGCGGGAGCGGGAAGAGCAGATCCATGCCCTGGCTGAG CGCTcggagcagcagcaccaggacgGGGAGCGGGCGCTGCGGGAGGCACGGAGCGTCCAGGCCGAGCAGCGGGAGCGGCTGCAGGCCCTGCGGGAGCAGcgggagcagctgaggcagcaggagcagcgtCTGCACCAG GACCGGCTGAGCCTGGAGcggcagagggagcagctccagcgGCTCCGGGATGAgctgtcccctgctccagggacGCTGCTGGGGACAGTCCCCATCAATGGGCTGG CTCCGGTGGCTCCTGGGCTCCTGCCTCCCGTGGGGATGTtcctgggggacagcagggaccaCCCAGGCTCGGCTGCACTCTATGGACACCTCCTGCTGCTCAAGCACCGTGCCCAGATG GGCTCTGTGACTGTCCCAGTACAGAACCGGGGCTGCTCTGTGACAtcagccccaggcagggctcGGGGGGCTCCGGAGGGGACACGCTGGGCTCTGGCCGCTGTCACGGTGTCCCCAGCATGGCTCCGCTGTGGCTGCTTGtcctgctggccctggctgcGCCCTCCTGGGGCACCTGGGACACCTGCGA CGGCACCTGCGGGCTCCGCCCCATGGCCGAGGAGTTCGGGAACGGCGCCGGGGCCGTGCCCGGGGCTTGGCCGGGGCTCACCAGCATCCAGGACCCGCGCAGGGCCGGCAGCGGCCACGTTTGCGGTGGGACCCTCATCAGCCCCGCGTGGGTTCTCACCGCCGCCCGCTGCTTCCTCCACACCAG GAATGTCAGCACGTGGCGCGTGGTCCTGGGGGCCTCAGACCTGA